Sequence from the Periplaneta americana isolate PAMFEO1 chromosome 5, P.americana_PAMFEO1_priV1, whole genome shotgun sequence genome:
agagtacgggtaggggaggaattatcgaacccaatggaaattacttccggagtcccacagaggagtgtcttggggcctcctCTATTCCTgccttttgtaaatgatctgcaagttaatatcttgtctagggttcgcttatttgcggatgattgtatggtatacagggaaataaaaagttatgaaaatactactcttcttcagaatgacctgaatagaataaacgattgggcaatagccaacaaaatgaaaataaattctctaaagagcaaagccatcagctttacaaggaaaagaaataaaataatgtttgtatgtatgtaggtatgtatgtatgtatgtatgtatgtatgtatgtatgtatgtatgtatgtatgtatgtatgtatgtattcacactgcaatgggtatatacccggtgacactcaataatgacaataataaacttattaattaaaaatacaattaataatactaataattaatactactaataataataataacaacagggaatatcctaaattgaatgaaacgatcacttaaaataacatttgaaataagtctaatttgtatcttaaaactaagatcgaactaaaacccacgagtatgatatgttcatatctgcacaagtacctttcaacattacactcatttcgctgtcaactcactcactgcactggaactgtaCACATTTCACCGATTCTATcccgatttcactaacacttcaaaaatatttcactgttcaaatacttcgcactgccactataaactataaagctccactgacaggaacacgtttcacttacacaacacacttcactgacacaacacacttcactgacacaacataattcttcactgatacaacacttcaataacaacatatcatttacaacctttaaatactgtgtataattaccgtctattagtaaggtccttaagcctatttttaaatacatttttggttgttggtaaagcctttagtaagtctgcaggtaaagcattccagtccctgatagtacgattgagaaaagaaaactttccagtgtccgtcctctgcctcctttccctcaatttatatgagtggtcgttccttgaatagtaatttggcggctgcaacctattttttatttctctccagacaggctcacctctgtatgttttgagcagtgcgcataatcgaattcgcattctcgtatacgttagggggtgaaaccattccggaagttaacaaatgtaaatacctcggaataacatttagcagctatctcggctggggggaacacgttacagacacagtgGGAAAAGCAtagagggcgttacactttgtgatgagggtactaagaaaaggctctgataaatccaaagagattgcatataaatcactagtacgtccagttatggaatatggtgctgcatgttgggatccttacagattagaacatattaagacactggaaaagattaaaaaacatgctctcaagtgttgtcggaaaaattcaccattaaaatgggacacactcgcggacaggagaacgcgaattcgattatgcgcaatgttcaaaacatacagaggtgagcctgcctggagagaaataaaaaataggttgcagccgccaaattactcttcaaggaacgaccactcatataaattgagggaaagaagacagaggacggacactggaaagttttcttttctcgatcgcactatcagggactggaatgctttacctgcagacttactaaaggctttaccaacaaccaaaaatgtatttaaaaacaggcttaaggacttcactaatagacggtaattatacacagtatttaaagggtgtaaatgatattttgttattgaagtgttgtgtcagtgaagtgtgttgtgtaagtgaaacgtgttcctattagtgaagctttatagtttatagtggcagtgcgaagtatttgaacagtgaaatgtttttgaagtgttagtgaaatcaggatagaatcagtgaaatgtgtcgtagttccagtgcagtgactgagttgacagcgaaatgagtgaagtgttgaaaggtacttgtgcagatatgaacatatcatactcgtgcgttttagttcgaacttaggtttaagatacaaattagatttattttaaatgttattttaagtgatcatgcttcatttaattaggatgttccctgttattattattattattattattattattattattattattattattattataaattattgttagtattaattattagtattattattaattgtatttttaattaataagtttattattgtcattattgagtgtaattagttaccactgccaccgggtatatacccattgcagtgtgaataaataaatacatacatacatacatacatacatacatacatacatacatacatacatacatatatacgcatttctggattcgcccatacgtgctacgtaccctgcccatctgaaacgtctggatttaatgttccttatttacttacttacttacttacaaatggcttttaaggaacccgaaggttcattgccgccctcacataagcccgccatcggtccctatcctgtgcaagattaatccagtctctatcatcatatcccacctccctcaaatccattttaatattatcctcccatctacgtctcggcctccctaaaggtctttttccctccggtctccaaactaacactctatatgcgtttctggattcgcccatacgtgctacatgccctgcccatctcaaacgtctggatttaatgttcctaattaggatttaatgttcctaattaatattattattattattattattattattattattattattattattattattattatatcttcctctgtctgacagaaatttaacacaaactcgctgggttgtgcccgaataagcattctcttacattcccaGACAGATAAtaaccccttcctttttttccTCACCATTTGTAGTCTAAGTATAGCAGTGAGCGActcaatagccacaataggtgctgatcatctactgtgaagcaaactatggaaatgtgattagtgaatgaaaaacactaacttaaagacagaatgtcttcattttgtgtacgCATGTGTAGCCTTATGAAATGTGTGGAAATTTCTTTTAAtcctaaaattttaaataaatgttgaatcttatattagtgacattctttaacaaaaaagcctgttttttattttataaagcctaaataaagaagtttaagagcttattttaggcgcctaaaatgccactttttagggcctaaaattcctcTCTCTACTAATCATTTTGGAAATTCATTTTCTTGCGTCACACCAGCGTATCATTCACGGCTGTCTTAGATAGTTGTTTTctcatattacataatttaaatgtagcctacataaattatattgttttattaactTGTTTTCTGGCTTGCTTTTATATTTTCCCATTGGTTTTCAACTCAACTTCCAAGTATTTAATTTACATTACCTGTTCTATATTTTTGTCATTTGTTTCTAGCTTACATCGTAATGAACGTAAGACAAGAAAAATGTACAAATTCTTATAAGGGAGAGACGAGCTCGCAATATCCTTCTTAAAATTAAACTTCAAGTCCACGGCATTTGTAGCTGGAATTCCCACACTTGAGTAATGCTGTACTATGGAAGTTTTATGTTATGTAGTATGAGCACTTTTATCATTGCTTATTTTACTCAAGTCACAGATGTCAATAACCGAGTTATTTAATACACTTTGCAATCGCGAAAGAGCTTTAGGATAATAATATTAACCAGGTCATTGTCCTGCAGATATACCGTAACTGCGATAAATTAGGTCGTCGATCCCTTGCAGGTGACTGTGTTGATAGGAGTATCTCTGTAAGGAGCGTCGTGCACACAGCACAGCACGTGCTCCTAGGCGAGAGATGCGATAACAGGGATCCGCAATGTCACTAGTCGCCAGTCTTGTTCTCTTTCTTGACAGCCACGTAATTTAAACTGCAAGATAATTAATTATCAGCTTTtgattttatttacttggttTAACTTACAAAATTGCACTGCACACAGACTCTGACAACATTTCTGCATTCATCTTCAACATGCAATAATACGGCATAAGAGATTCTGTGATAAAATGATTGGGAAAGTGATAACaagtataatgatgataatgatagtgataattacattaaattcaatttattaggccATTAAACATATAAGTAATAAGATTAGTGACATATGATACATttgaaaaacacaaaaatataaataaaaattaattaaaataataaaaatgaatttaaaaaatccacacatgatatattaatagtaattaaatgtaactaaatttatttattaaaaataatctcATTCcaatctgtgttaaaaaaaactcaccaacagagCAGAAAGGATTTTCTGATAACCAATATAAAATCTCGTTTTAAAACTTTTGATTGGTAACTTGTAACATTGAcagggaagcttattatataatttcattgccataacaaaaaaGTTTGAGTTAGTATTTTGTAATCTGCAATATGGACTATTAATTTtatctatttctaatttcatgaaaatgaatattggccgctaatgagtaattgtcaatGTAAAGATCTAGATCGTATATCTACAAAGTTATAGCTAGGGTTAGAAGTTCGTACAAAAACATAGTTTTCAGGTTCAGTGCAGCCACGCATATAGATCACGCCAGCTCTACTGCACTAGGTGTTTTCtgtgtatactatactctgttcatATAAACAACTCAAATTACATCCGCAAGTGTGGATGGATGACTTTCTTAACTGCATTAcagcaatatgcacagtagagaagcaatttgattatgtttttttattttttatgttagttggttatttaatgacgctatatcaactactaggttatttagcgtcgatgagattggtgatagcgggatgatatttggcaagatgaggccgaggattcgctatagattaccttgcattcacattacggtttgggaaaacctcggaaaaagcccaaccaggtaatcagcccaagcggggatcgaaccggcgCCCGAGCCCAACTTCAGAcgggcaggcaagcgtcttaaccgactgagccacgtcggtggctaaTTTCATTACGTGCTAACGTTTGCAGTGGAGCTGTGCAGTTTAGTGAGCGGTTTTTAACATAGCAGAATTTAAATCCTCCAATCACACGAAGGTGAATGCAAGACTTCAAGGTTTACTTGTAATCATAAGTTATATCAAGAATTGGAGAAAAATTTAactggaaattatgtaatgtggaaatataATCTACAGAACGAATATTAGTTCAAGGACACTGCTATACCATATAGGTAGACAGGACAGACACAGGGATAGGGATAGGGATAGGGAtaaggataaatagatagatagatagatagatagatagatagatagatagatagatagatagatagatagatagatagatagatagatagatagatagatagatagatagatagatagatagatagatagatagatagatagatagatagatagatagatagatagatagatagatagatagatagatagatagatagatagatagatagatagataggcaggcaggcagacagacagacagacagacagacagacagatagatagatagatagataagagtTTTATGGTGTTTAATTTTTTACTGCATCAGAAGTACAAAATCCAcggaaaaaatttaaattaccacCACTGAATGCTGTGATTTCGCTTCGGTCCGCTCCGAAACTTTATTAACCGATACAAGAATTGATTCCATATCCATCTCCTTACGCGCCACAGATTCTGAACTCGGCCATTCATCGACGCGTACCGAGCAAATAAATATATGTCTGAGTGATCAACCGTCACTTGACACACAAACTTCCTTACAAAAGCGGAGCCATTCCTGTAATGGAAGCAAAATTCCGTAGATCTGATAGGATTAGGTTTAGACAAAAGTTAGGTAGGTTAGTTAGTGGAGAGATGGGGGTGGGATCCCTCTCCATGGACTGCAACCTTGACGTGGTGAGAAGGCTTGTGTGTCTCTTCTAACGAAGAGGCCAGACTAATGGCAgtctaataaaaattgaagttcaaAACTTACAAATAACAACAAAAGTAAACATTCCATATACACTAATTCATATaagaatgtaattaaaattaattaaaaagggCCTATGTGACAAAATGAAAGTACTGCTGAGGAAGATATCTACAATAAAGTACGGTATccttgaaatgaaataattaagctTTGACTCCTGAAATGTACGCAAAGTTCAGTTACAATTAGGCGGGCTGCACACCAGAACGATACGAGTTCTATCGTACGATCAACTTTTAACTTGAGAACGATACAATATTTCGGCAAGAGActttattttaaatcagtttacaAGCATGAGCTCTTCGAGTCAAGATGACGTTAATGAATTATTGTACAATACTTAGCAAAGAGACCAGCAAAGCATGTCTCTTAATACACTTACCTTAAGATAAATGTTGTCACCGTACTGTTGTGCACCTGTTTAGTCACTTCAAGACAGTTTTAACGAGTACAAGCGATAGCTCTCTTCTAAGGTAATTATAGCGTACCGCTTACGACCTTTAGATATGCACCGTATCGTCTTGGTGTGCAGTCCGCCTTACACATCTTCACAACCATATCtcctgaaatttaaaaattcaggtCTATATCTCGTCTTAAAACTACAAAATATTATTCGATTGTGCAAGAAATACATGCAATTCAGTTTAAatgacatttattatatttacgactgtaaaaataatatttcagaatatatttttgcgaaactttaaaatgatttccgtgAAAACAGATTCATATTGTAAAGGCTATATGATTGCTTTCGCTGATTACGTCATTGACTAAAATATTCTGCTGTTCAGAAGGAAATATTCGAAAAAATACGATTTTAATGAGGTGTTGCCGTAACTGCAGAGGAATTAGTGCCAGAAATAGGATATAGGCCTATCAAGTACCCTACTTTCTAGTATTCTTTCGAGTATTATTACTTTAACTGGACTTTCAATCCAGAAATGAGACAGGTCATCATAAAGAAAGATAAGATTTGaagattcaattaattatttaaactaataGCGGGTACTTGAATCTTCATCGCTCACCCACTTggagccagttgtgtagaccaatttatcgaCAGAGTCGATGGCCAGAatgtgccataggaggctggtctacgctacacccgcgataagatgagatgatggagatttgttgggatgccatatTGGCCCACCAAGTCTTGACCACTGATTGCAGCGTGGGTAATACTCTACAGATCTTATGAGCTACTTATTTTTGGGCGCAATGATTGAATTTTTCTTCTCTGcgctaatataatataaataatcagtataaaactcttgataactttgtacaattataattaatcaaTGTGTCTTTCCCACGTTAAGTTAGAATCTATTAacagtcctagaaattttgtgtagttttgaCTGTTGTTCTTACTTATTTGATGATTTAAGCCACTGACAACCAACTGGCTGCACGCGGTGCTATGTGCAGGTACTGAGCACGGCGCGGGCTCAGTGCGAGCGGGGCAGTGGACGCGTACAGTATCTTCTCGGTAGTAGTGGTGTCTCGTAGATCGACGCCTGGTTGTCATGGAAAGTAACCCGTTAAAGTGAAGGCCTTTGACGCCAACAAACAGTTTTAATCCTGAATGGGAAGCAACATATTTCATGGACTGTAGCAAAGTTCTGTGTAGatttttcgaaatattttaagagataaaTTTGTTTCTGGAAATGAGTGGAGAACTTGTTGCAGAGATGGAAAATACAAATTGATCACAGATAATTATGTTCTGTAGtattcaagctttaaaaaatatgCTGTCATTATGGGAACGTCAACTGTCCAATGGCGATCCCGGTCATTTTCTCAAGTTGGCACGAGTGGTCCGGGACTCTGATTTCTTAGAGATGAGCTGTTATGTTGAAAATCTCCAGTTGTTTTCTTATGAATGACTTTGAAGACAGATTTCAAGACTTGAGTCACCTAAAAATGGATTTCGATCTATTGAACTATTCACCGTTGCTCTCCTCTCCTTCATTCAGATCATTAATTATGTTATTCTTTCAGTGCTCATTCTTTTTGTGTGCTGTCTCTAGGACACTCAGAACTCCTctattagtggtagtggtagtggtagtggtagtggtggtggtttaTTAGCGACACTCTcaactgtggggatcgttacaaacatctgtcagacaggctagctgtttgtaccGATCCCCACAGTAGCTTTTCACCTGACGAtaaagagagatccactcttcgaaatgttgtgctacaatttttgaaaattatcaatggaaaaagtccaaacggCTCAACCATTGAACATAATTAATAGTAAAGAGGTACGAACacaaagaatgaaagaataaaataacagttgATATTGGGTAGaggaattatttttttgtatttactttttaattttgcggaAAGAAAATTTTCGCCCTTTTTTCGCGAAATATTACCTGCTCTATtgttttaatttcgttatattttttttaaataactgatAAAGAACACTGTGAAAATTATCTTATTATTGTAAATTTGCTTGgaatataagtaaaaaataaatacaatactcaTCTTATCTCACTACatatcgccaaaatattgtaaaaaattgtagaaaattacaaaattgtaaaactataaaaattgtatttctaaaatattgtaaaatttgtaaaaattgtaattgtaatcttgtaaaattttgatttgttccacatcttaaaggttcattgctaatgtaagatctattgaatataataaatgaaatgaaaaaaaatatataattttattaatttatttttcatgtcaTCTAGTGATAATTTTCAAATTACTTATTTGTTTTGCACATAGTCGCATGGATGAATGGAAATTACGTGCTAGAAATACAAAAGTTGAGACTCCTGAAAAATCctaaataagtaaaatgactcCTTCCTTCTAATGTCTCACATTACAGTTTTCCTGCAGCCTACAACCTATAATCTTCTTAATGGAAGTAGGAACGGTAATAAGACCATAAAAAACAATTTACTCTGTGCCTACCAACGATCAATTAAAGAAATGCATGGTCCGATTGATAGAATTTAAACACAAAGCAGTAGGATTTAAAAGAAATGATGGCTTCGTCATGGTTGTGTTACTTTCTTTGAAAACTCATTTAGCCATTTCAGTGTGAGAATCTTAGCGTCCTTGTCCTACATTACCTCCtgaagggttgccttttgttctctttACAGTATGCAGGTAAAGGCGGAGTGCCATCCACTGGTATTTCAAACAGGACGTTATGTTCTGTCCAtaactatttatatttttgtcaagCTGGAATATATATTTGCTTCACGCACATGAACTTAgaacaaaatttgaaagttattttctataCATAACCGATTGCCAGAGTTTCTCGCTCTTCGTAAAATTAGTCAATTTCGCTTCAAATTGAATTTTTACTGTAATTGTGAAAATAAGTCGATATTTTACTAACTATAATCACATGATTTGCAAATAGCTGTAATACATTTTTTTCCCGCTTATCGTTCTTGTGAAAAAAAAGAGTGTCTCTGAGACTGGATCTCATAACGAATGAATGCAATAAAACAATCGCAGGTATATAGCGCTTGTTTTCATatgaaaagtatatatttttctctTGACAACTGGTcttttcttcaatatcttcaccCTCTCATGCGTCAACCGGGATTCAAGTTTGAATAAAGAGAGAAACAATAACTGTCTTGCAGTGTAACGACCTTTCAAGAACTTTGTATTCTGCCAATTCTTAACAGTTGTATACACAATGCAGTGTATGACTCAGGTTCAAGGAACTAAGGCACTTAAGCTTATCCTGAAATTCCTTATCGGCGTCAAGTGCACGAGTCTATGTGTATATATAGCGAGGCACAGTAACCCAGTTGTAGACCGAGTGCCATTCATTGCAGCGAAGTTATCTGGGATTACTCACAGAGcttgaagagaaagaaaaagtatATCCCGAAGTATGGAGACTTCTTCGCATCTCATGGTGCTATCCAGCCTTGTTTTTGTGGTGATAAGCGCACTGTATTTCACGTTTAATATGCTGGTTAAATACTGGAAGAAGAGAGGAGTTCCATATTTGGAACCGACCTTCCCTGCAGGAAACCTTGCGGATATGCTGACAAGAAGAAGTTCGATGGGGGAAGCATATGCCAACATCTACAAGAGAATGGCGGGTATGAAATTTGGCGGTGTATACCTAATGCACCGACCGATCTTGGTTGTCAGAGATCCAGAAATGATAAAGTCAGTTCTTATTAAAGATTTTGGTCATTTCCATGATCATGGATTCGTTTTTGATGAGAAAATAGATCCTTTAGTGGGGAATCTATTCATGTTAAATGGAAAGAAATGGAAAGACCTACGTACACTTTTATCTCCAACATTTACTTCcggtaaaattaaaaatatgtttaatatttttgtcGAATGTGGACTTACTTTAGTGAAATACCTGAAAGATGCGGCAGATAATGAAGAAATGATTgaaacgaaagatatttttgcaaGATTTTCAACTGACGTGATTGCTTCTTGCGCTTTTGGCATCGAGTGCAACTGCTTTAAGCACTCGGATGCGGAATTCAGACGGTGGGGCAAGAGGCTGATCAGCAACAGTATTCTGCAGACTGTGGTGGGGATGCTGTATATCAGCATGCCATCGGTGCCGATTTTCTTCAAGATGTCCATGAGTTCTAAAAGCGTGTCTGCCTTCTTCAGGAAAATTGTGAAAGAAACGGTCGAGTTTCGTGAGAAAAACGCAGTAAGGCGTGAAGACTTTATGCAACTTCTAATAGACCTAAAGGAGCAGAAGCTGCAGAATGGAGGTAAGAGTTTAATGACATTTGTTGAGTATGTATACCAACCTTCTTTTAAATTACGAATTTCTATTGCATTTCTTAGATATGATTTCTTTCTTTGAGGAGATATAAATCAATTGCAAACGTTAAGTTTTCAATTGTACCACATGGCTGAATCAGCCTAAAACTACATCAATTCAACCACACTGAAAGTAACAAATCTGAAAACAATATGTTGAACAGAGAGAAGCCCAGGCTTGACGATGGATGAGATCACGGCCCAGGTGATGGTTTTCTTCACTGGAGGTTTCGAGACGTCGTCCACTACCATGAGC
This genomic interval carries:
- the LOC138700059 gene encoding cytochrome P450 6a2-like, yielding METSSHLMVLSSLVFVVISALYFTFNMLVKYWKKRGVPYLEPTFPAGNLADMLTRRSSMGEAYANIYKRMAGMKFGGVYLMHRPILVVRDPEMIKSVLIKDFGHFHDHGFVFDEKIDPLVGNLFMLNGKKWKDLRTLLSPTFTSGKIKNMFNIFVECGLTLVKYLKDAADNEEMIETKDIFARFSTDVIASCAFGIECNCFKHSDAEFRRWGKRLISNSILQTVVGMLYISMPSVPIFFKMSMSSKSVSAFFRKIVKETVEFREKNAVRREDFMQLLIDLKEQKLQNGERSPGLTMDEITAQVMVFFTGGFETSSTTMSFCLYELAMNPDIQDRLRHEIDEILERYEGTVTYEAIKEMTYLDKVVSETLRKYPPITFLNRNCNKDYQIPGTDLVVERGIEVVIPVLGLHKDPEYYPDPEKFDPERFSEKAKAQRPNCVYLPFGEGPRICIGMRFGLLQTKVGLVSLLSSYDFGVCERTQTPVKIDPKMFITSALGGVWLRIRNRRNFSI